A single genomic interval of Paralichthys olivaceus isolate ysfri-2021 chromosome 7, ASM2471397v2, whole genome shotgun sequence harbors:
- the calb2a gene encoding calbindin 2a — MANKAQQPPHLHLAEVTASQFLDIWKHFDNDGNGYIEGKELENFFRELEMARRGAGVDPSNPTFREKMKEFMQKFDKNKDGRIEMSELAQILPTEENFLLCFRQFVSSSAEFMAAWRRYDTDRSGYIEANELKGFLSDLLQKANRHYDDQKLQEYTQTILRMFDLNGDGKLGLSEMARLLPVQENFLLKFQGVKLTTEQFNAIFTYYDKDGNGYIDEQELDALLRDLYQTNKKEVDLKNLTGYKQSIMSLSDGGKLYRGELEIVLCREPIV; from the exons atggcCAACAAAGCCCAGCAGCCTCCTCACCTGCACCTGGCGGAGGTCACCGCGTCCCAGTTCCTGGACATCTGGAAACACTTCGACAATGACG GTAACGGCTACATCGAGGGGAAGGAGCTGGAAAACTTCTTCAGGGAGCTGGAGATGGCCCGGAGAGGAGCAGGGGTG GACCCTTCAAACCCCACATTCAGAGAAAAGATGAAGGAGTTCATGCAGAAGTTTGATAAGAACAAAGATGGACGGATTGAGATGTCGGAG CTGGCCCAGATTCTCCCAACTGAGGAGAACTTCTTGCTGTGCTTCAGACAGTTTGTCAGCTCCAGTGCTGAGTTCATGGCG GCATGGCGGCGATATGATACAGATCGCAGTGGTTATATTGAAGCAAATGAATTGAAG GGCTTCCTGTcagacctgctgcagaaggcgaACAGACACTACGACGACCAGAAGCTGCAGGAGTACACACAGACCATA CTCAGGATGTTTGATCTGAATGGAGATGGGAAGCTGGGCCTGTCAGAGATGGCCAG GCTTCTTCCTGTTCAGGAGAATTTCTTACTCAAATTCCAG GGTGTCAAGTTGACCACTGAGCAGTTCAATGCCATCTTCACATACTATGATAAG GATGGGAACGGCTACATCGATGAGCAGGAGTTAGATGCTCTGCTACGAGACCTTTACCAGACAAACAAGAAG GAGGTGGACCTGAAGAACCTGACGGGCTACAAGCAGAGCATCATGAGCCTCTCTGATGGCGGGAAGCTCTACCGCGGCGAGCTGGAGATCGTCCTCTGCAGGGAGCCCATCGTGTGA
- the LOC109641517 gene encoding C-signal isoform X1, with protein sequence MSRAPSRLISGRVKDGPPHRLQHLVTARVRVSDERGHGVQAVRLGAGDRGQPRDRAADSREPGRRRLLPGEDRSHDPKPRWRPDVLSQESIDKCAEEVSRLVQDEGLNCLINNAGINVMADFQSVTADKMIENFHTNAVAPLMITKAFLPLLKQAASRGGAGGSGSMSIQKAAVINMSSLLGSVELNWGESANIKWFPYRTSKSALNMVSRCMAADLEPDGILCMAIHPGWVRTDMGGSQATLSPEESVTSMLSVIGGLSEKDHGSFLDFTGKVLPW encoded by the exons ATGTCCAGGGCCCCGTCGCGGTTAATATCTGGACGCGTAAAAGACGGTCCGCCGCATCGGCTCCAGCACTTAGTCACAGCCCGAGTCAGAGTCAGCGATGAGCGGGGCCACGGTGTTCAAGCAGTGCGGCTCGGTGCTGGTGACCGGGGCCAGCCGCGGGATCGGGCTGCAGATAGTCGAGAGCCTGGCAGGAGGAGGCTTCTCCCCGGGGAAGATCGTAGCCACGACCCGAAACCCCGATGGCGCCCAG ATGTTCTGAGCCAGGAGAGCATAGATAAATGTGCAGAGGAGGTGAGCCGGCTGGTGCAAGACGAGGGTCTGAACTGCCTGATCAACAATGCAGGGATTAATGTGATGGCCGACTTTCAGTCCGTTACTGCCGACAAGATGATAGAAAACTTCCACACCAACGCTGTGGCTCCTCTAATGATCACCAAG gccttcctccctctgctgaaACAAGCTGCgtccagaggaggagcaggcggcTCGGGGAGCATGAGCATCCAGAAGGCAGCAGTCATCAACATGTCGTCTCTGCTGGGATCTGTGGAGCTCAACTGGGGGGAGAGTGCAAACATCAAATGGTTTCCCTACAGGACGTCCAAG AGTGCCCTCAACATGGTGAGTCGCTGTATGGCTGCAGACCTGGAGCCTGATGGGATTCTCTGTATGGCCATACACCCAGGCTGGGTCCGCACTGACATGGGGGGGTCTCAG GCTACATTGAGTCCAGAGGAGAGCGTTACCTCCATGCTGTCTGTGATTGGTGGCCTGAGTGAAAAGGATCATGGGTCGTTTCTGGACTTTACTGGAAAGGTGCTGCCCTGGTAA
- the LOC109641517 gene encoding C-signal isoform X2: protein MSGATVFKQCGSVLVTGASRGIGLQIVESLAGGGFSPGKIVATTRNPDGAQKLQDLALKHPNIHITTLDVLSQESIDKCAEEVSRLVQDEGLNCLINNAGINVMADFQSVTADKMIENFHTNAVAPLMITKAFLPLLKQAASRGGAGGSGSMSIQKAAVINMSSLLGSVELNWGESANIKWFPYRTSKSALNMVSRCMAADLEPDGILCMAIHPGWVRTDMGGSQATLSPEESVTSMLSVIGGLSEKDHGSFLDFTGKVLPW from the exons ATGAGCGGGGCCACGGTGTTCAAGCAGTGCGGCTCGGTGCTGGTGACCGGGGCCAGCCGCGGGATCGGGCTGCAGATAGTCGAGAGCCTGGCAGGAGGAGGCTTCTCCCCGGGGAAGATCGTAGCCACGACCCGAAACCCCGATGGCGCCCAG AAACTCCAGGATCTGGCTCTGAAACATCCCAACATCCACATCACCACTCTGG ATGTTCTGAGCCAGGAGAGCATAGATAAATGTGCAGAGGAGGTGAGCCGGCTGGTGCAAGACGAGGGTCTGAACTGCCTGATCAACAATGCAGGGATTAATGTGATGGCCGACTTTCAGTCCGTTACTGCCGACAAGATGATAGAAAACTTCCACACCAACGCTGTGGCTCCTCTAATGATCACCAAG gccttcctccctctgctgaaACAAGCTGCgtccagaggaggagcaggcggcTCGGGGAGCATGAGCATCCAGAAGGCAGCAGTCATCAACATGTCGTCTCTGCTGGGATCTGTGGAGCTCAACTGGGGGGAGAGTGCAAACATCAAATGGTTTCCCTACAGGACGTCCAAG AGTGCCCTCAACATGGTGAGTCGCTGTATGGCTGCAGACCTGGAGCCTGATGGGATTCTCTGTATGGCCATACACCCAGGCTGGGTCCGCACTGACATGGGGGGGTCTCAG GCTACATTGAGTCCAGAGGAGAGCGTTACCTCCATGCTGTCTGTGATTGGTGGCCTGAGTGAAAAGGATCATGGGTCGTTTCTGGACTTTACTGGAAAGGTGCTGCCCTGGTAA
- the syt19 gene encoding synaptotagmin-2 isoform X1: protein MCVLATWRQRVTVTPMDRPAPVEQLSAAAELQMPFSDTVKYIILGVSVTLLLLALGLLAWQTFRCCTNKHTTHTQQDTGNSDELDSDQKSTTAGECSGAPIMQVEDVSTEVHRLSRCLPQTSGSSQAEGDEGEQLNVKKVDGSLRFSLYYDQPQSRLVVTVLQVEGLQELSQTCCLQPFVKLRLMWAGSEGADVKGCRGEEGEGTSPALWTVLQEWQTRIVKDSCNPLYGDQFSCVLQQDKDALHHVNLRMEVWNFDKFSRHTVLGEVRVPLGQLNVSYPLELHEDLQIPQKDRVGEVLLSLKFLPTSQRLEVGLLKVRTAPTETCSDSALYVRISVQCNQCKLRSQKTSVVAWCRDSVFNEVLMFSLPEFPVVQCKIMIYVYETHTTWKSPKHLIGQLTVGKERSTEDEHWNWMMRSVRQPVARWHGLLI from the exons ATGTGTGTATTGGCCACATGGAGGCAGAGAGTCACGGTCACTCCGATGGACCGTCCAGCTCCTGTCGAGCAGCTCtcggctgctgcagagctgcagatgcCGTTCTCAGACACAGTCAAGTACATCATCCTGGGCGTCTCCGTGACTCTACTCCTGCTGGCCCTGGGCCTCCTGGCCTGGCAGACCTTCAGATGCTGCaccaacaaacacaccacacacacccagcAAGACACAG GGAACAGTGATGAGCTGGACTCGGATCAAAAGTCAACAACAGCAGGGGAGTGCTCAGGAGCTCCAATTATGCAG GTGGAGGACGTCAGCACTGAGGTTCACAGGCTGAGTCGTTGTTTGCCTCAGACCTCAGGATCCAGCCAGGCGGAGGGAGACGAGGGAGAGCAGCTCAACGTTAAGAAG GTGGATGGATCGCTACGGTTCTCCCTCTACTACGACCAGCCGCAGTCCCGTCTGGTGGTCACCGTCCTGCAGGTGGAGGGGCTTCAGGAGCTCAGCCAGACTTGCTGCCTCCAGCCATTTGTTAAACTGCGACTCATGTGGGCAGGATCAGAGGGAGCGGACGTGAAGGGCTGCAGGGGCGAGGAG GGTGAGGGGACGTCTCCTGCTCTGTGGACAGTGCTGCAGGAGTGGCAGACTCGCATTGTGAAAGACAGCTGTAACCCTTTATATGGAGATCAGTTCAGCTGCGTTCTGCAACAGGACAAAGACGCACTTCATCACGTCAACCTCAGGATGGAG GTGTGGAACTTTGATAAATTCTCCAGACACACAGTGTTGGGAGAGGTGAGGGTTCCTCTCGGGCAGCTCAACGTGTCCTACCCTCTGGAGCTGCACGAGGATCTGCAGATTCCCCAGAAG GATCGTGTCGGTGAAGTGCTGCTGTCACTGAAGTTTCTTCCCACTTCTCAGAGGCTTGAGGTTGGTCTGCTAAAGGTCAGAACGGCCCCCACTGAGACATGCTCAGATTCTG cTCTGTACGTCAGGATCAGTGTCCAGTGTAATCAGTGCAAGCTCAGGTCGCAGAAAACCTCGGTGGTGGCCTGGTGCCGGGACAGCGTCTTCAACGAGGTGCTCATGTTCTCACTGCCCGAGTTTCCTGTGGTGCAGTGTAAAATCATGATCTACGTGTATGAGACTCACACGACCTGGAAATCACCCAAACATCTGATAGGACAGTTGACGGTGGGGAAGGAGAGGAGTACGGAAGACGAGCACTGGAACTGGATGATGCGCTCAGTCCGCCAGCCTGTCGCAAGGTGGCACGGCCTGCTGATCTGA
- the syt19 gene encoding synaptotagmin-2 isoform X2, which produces MCVLATWRQRVTVTPMDRPAPVEQLSAAAELQMPFSDTVKYIILGVSVTLLLLALGLLAWQTFRCCTNKHTTHTQQDTGNSDELDSDQKSTTAGECSGAPIMQVEDVSTEVHRLSRCLPQTSGSSQAEGDEGEQLNVKKVDGSLRFSLYYDQPQSRLVVTVLQVEGLQELSQTCCLQPFVKLRLMWAGSEGADVKGCRGEEVWNFDKFSRHTVLGEVRVPLGQLNVSYPLELHEDLQIPQKDRVGEVLLSLKFLPTSQRLEVGLLKVRTAPTETCSDSALYVRISVQCNQCKLRSQKTSVVAWCRDSVFNEVLMFSLPEFPVVQCKIMIYVYETHTTWKSPKHLIGQLTVGKERSTEDEHWNWMMRSVRQPVARWHGLLI; this is translated from the exons ATGTGTGTATTGGCCACATGGAGGCAGAGAGTCACGGTCACTCCGATGGACCGTCCAGCTCCTGTCGAGCAGCTCtcggctgctgcagagctgcagatgcCGTTCTCAGACACAGTCAAGTACATCATCCTGGGCGTCTCCGTGACTCTACTCCTGCTGGCCCTGGGCCTCCTGGCCTGGCAGACCTTCAGATGCTGCaccaacaaacacaccacacacacccagcAAGACACAG GGAACAGTGATGAGCTGGACTCGGATCAAAAGTCAACAACAGCAGGGGAGTGCTCAGGAGCTCCAATTATGCAG GTGGAGGACGTCAGCACTGAGGTTCACAGGCTGAGTCGTTGTTTGCCTCAGACCTCAGGATCCAGCCAGGCGGAGGGAGACGAGGGAGAGCAGCTCAACGTTAAGAAG GTGGATGGATCGCTACGGTTCTCCCTCTACTACGACCAGCCGCAGTCCCGTCTGGTGGTCACCGTCCTGCAGGTGGAGGGGCTTCAGGAGCTCAGCCAGACTTGCTGCCTCCAGCCATTTGTTAAACTGCGACTCATGTGGGCAGGATCAGAGGGAGCGGACGTGAAGGGCTGCAGGGGCGAGGAG GTGTGGAACTTTGATAAATTCTCCAGACACACAGTGTTGGGAGAGGTGAGGGTTCCTCTCGGGCAGCTCAACGTGTCCTACCCTCTGGAGCTGCACGAGGATCTGCAGATTCCCCAGAAG GATCGTGTCGGTGAAGTGCTGCTGTCACTGAAGTTTCTTCCCACTTCTCAGAGGCTTGAGGTTGGTCTGCTAAAGGTCAGAACGGCCCCCACTGAGACATGCTCAGATTCTG cTCTGTACGTCAGGATCAGTGTCCAGTGTAATCAGTGCAAGCTCAGGTCGCAGAAAACCTCGGTGGTGGCCTGGTGCCGGGACAGCGTCTTCAACGAGGTGCTCATGTTCTCACTGCCCGAGTTTCCTGTGGTGCAGTGTAAAATCATGATCTACGTGTATGAGACTCACACGACCTGGAAATCACCCAAACATCTGATAGGACAGTTGACGGTGGGGAAGGAGAGGAGTACGGAAGACGAGCACTGGAACTGGATGATGCGCTCAGTCCGCCAGCCTGTCGCAAGGTGGCACGGCCTGCTGATCTGA